The stretch of DNA CTTCTATTTCCCTCGTTAGTGTAttatcattaaaggggttgttcaccttgagtAGATGTAAAGAAGAGCGCTATTCCGAgataacttgcaattggtcttcgtttttcattatttgcagtttttggtttagcagctctccagtatggaatatcagcagctatcgggttgctggggtcaaatttaacctagcaaccaggccgtggtttaaaagagaatgaacaggagagggcctgaataggaagataagaaaAGCTATacaaactaaaaaatgaagactaattgaaaagttgcgggccattctataacatactaaaagttgaaggtgaaccgcccctttaaggacAAGCATAACCTGCCAGCTAAGCCACTCCCACCCAGTTGGGCAGCATATTGTATGAGGCCAAAACCCCAGGCAGATACCTACCAGGCAGGTTTGAATAAGGGTAAGGGGCACATCATTCTATGGATGCATAGATTATATTTAGTAATCAAGtattagggtaagaacccacggagagatctattgcgggcgagtAACCGCTCCGAAACCGGCAACAATAGGGGGCCCATTaattagggctcaatggcactctgcagctcgaacccggcccaaggaaagtctcccatagggctcaatggcactctgcagctccaacctggcccaaggaaagtctcccatagggctcaatggcactctgcagctccaacctggcccaaggaaactctcccgtagggctcaatggcactctgcagctccaacccggcccaaggaaagtctcccatagggctcaatggcactctgcagctccaacccggcccaaggaaagtctcccgtagggctcaatggcactctgcagctccaacccggcccaaggaaagcctcccatagggctcaatggcactctgcagctccaacctggcccaaggaaagcctcccatagggctcaatggcactctgcagctccaacccggcccaaggaaagtctcccatagggctcaatggcactctgcggctccaacccagGCCCCAGGAATTTCAACGatattatcgtggacattacgaaaagttctagaaGTTATAAAAAATACGAATTGTTCTcgaaaaaattgtggtttaatgaatgggcccctaggagtcgctggtggaaagcccttcacatatCTTCAGTaatccaaagtcacacaaagttttctCCTACGGAAAACAAAGTgttgcaaagggctttccatcgaacactcctattgttgctggtggttCTTACCCTTacgctggccatacacggccaaGCTGGGAGATTCCgacaaatctgggcatgtatggcaagACAGGGGGGCAGCTCGGACAGATAATCTTGGGACCCCGGTGAATGAAGGATTATCTTTAATAGTTGGTTTGGCCAAAAGGAAGGGAAGAAAAGCCACAGTTAGTAGAGCGTTGGCTCAGGTTGGGTGCCCATGGAATACCTGGTGGAAAACCTGATCCCAACTGGGCAGACAGTCCTTGGCTACCTGCCCTGGCTCCTCGTTTAAAGTGTAAGCTGTAACCTGGGAATTTTGCCCCACCCTCaaggatttttttcattttttattttaattaagccTGGTTGATCTGCCTTCCAGAGAGTCGTCACTTGGCAGGCTATGCAGTTCATTGGACAGGTCTTAAATTAACCCCCTCAACATACAAGGGCAAAGCAGAGGCAAAAAGACCCCTGTAGGTAGGTGTACTGTATGGCAGTCCTTGCAGTCCTTAAGTCAGTGCAATTAGGCAGGGCCAACTGCTACCGCCTGGGATGCTCCTGGTGCCTCCAGGCATGTATGTAATGCCACCCAGGAAGCACGGAATAACCCATACGTAATAACCACGCGTAGAAGCACCGCGCAGACATGCTAAAACCATAAGTCATTTTTATTGAAACACACTGATTCCGATGGAAACACTGATGGGGGGTGATACTAAAAGCACTCTGCGACTGTCGCAATAGACGGGAGACCGCAAACAATGTGACGTGCGTTTATTAGAAACCCGGACGTCTCTTGCGAGAAAGGCAAAATGAGCCCGGTCTCCGTCGGCATGCACCTATTCACATATCCACAAACACCATGAAGCACCAGCCCAGCCCGCCGACGAGCAGCATGGTCACGTGAATTCCATAAATAAGCAACTCGTTGACGAGGCTAAAGTCGACCCTCCTCCGCCCCAGCAGAAGGAGAATGATGGACAGTTTGTACTGGAGGCGCAGGAATATTCTGATACCCAGATACTGAAGGCAAAAGAGGAGAGACAGCGCCACCCAGAGGATGGATGTGAAAAGGCTGCAGCTGAAGTAGAGCAGGAAGCGGATGAATCCGTACATCCATCGGGATTTCAGGTAGATGTCGAAGTTGTTGTACTTGGTGCGCACCAAATGCGTGGTTCGGACTGGTCCGCAGGCGGAATGCAAGCAGGTAGTGTGGGGCCCGTGGAATGACCGAACACGGCGAGGAATTGGGATTACAGGCATCGGGGACTCCACTGTCTGTAGGGTGGCAGGGGTGGACGCGCCTTGATCATACCATCCGATGACTGGAAGGCCGGAATGGAACCAAAGGTGTGCGGATACAGGAGCTGACAGTCGGCATTCGGAGGTGGCATtgagctgcaaaacaaaacacGTACagtaaagataaaataaagggaaaataaacctaATCCCATTTGTCTTGCTTTGATGCACAAGGTTCAGGCTGTCGGTGCACCAATCACAGCACAGGACCACTCCAGGGGAGACTACAAGATCAGCTGGACCTGGAAAGCAAATGTGCAAGAGAGATAAGGCTACTTTACACCAAATGCTATACGTCAGCACTTGGAATTATGGGAAGAAGAATCTACTTATTCTGGGGCTGTAGGTTAGAATATCAGCAACTAAGATtcaaagggaagggggggggggtcagattaTTTGCAGATGCCCCCATATATTTTGTACTACGTATTGATTATAATGGGCACTTTCTGTTAGGGCCCATGTGTGGCCCTAAGCCAGTTTTCCAGACGTATTTCGTTATAATCAGTCCCAAAACCTGTGACCCTAATCTGGTTTGAAGACCATTACTGATTATAACTAGGGGCCTTTTCTATGGTGACAATCTATAGAAAGCTGCAATCAATATGGCAACTCATTCCCATCAGTGCAACAAATGCTCAGCACTCTGTTATTCACACAAGAAACACAGAATGTTTCCTATTGCTCCTTTGCACAGGTCTGTCTATATACTTACCCCTGCATCCCAAATCTTCCCTAATAGGAGTTCACCCCCACAGTTATGGATATGGAATAATCCCTGAATCCTACCCACTTACCCACAGGATGATGCCTTCTTGTCACACTGATGCCCAGGTacatcccagcatccccccatATAAACCCACAGGCTAACCCCCCTACTGCCAAATCCCCAGAACCACCCCAGGCTGACCCCTGCTCCCCCACTGTCACAATGATACCAAATAGGGTACCTCCCAGCTTCCCCTGCTGTTCTCCAATATGGTATATGCCAGTCCCCCCCCACATAAACCCAAAGGTGGATTCCCCCACTGATACCCATTATGTCCATTCTCCCCCAATTGTCACGCTGATACCCACCTTTCTCATATTATCCCATGGGCTGACCCCCCCCCTAATCCTCACTGTCACAATATGGTACATTCCATCATCATCATCCCCATCATCCCACAAACTGatcccccatcctcactgtcccactatacccaatatggtacattcccacattatcccacagactgaccccccatcctcactgtcacactatacccaatatggtacattcccacattatcccacagactgaccccccatcctcactgtcacactatacccaatatggtacattcccacattatcccacagactgaccccccatcctcactgacacactatacccaatatggtacattcccacattatcccacagactgaccccccatcctcactgtcacactatacccaatatggtacattcccacattatcccacagactgaccccccatcctcactgtcacactatacccaatatggtacattcccacattatcccacagactgaccccccccatcctcactgacacactatacccaatatggtacattcccacattatcccacagactgaccccccatcctcactgtcacactatacccaatatggtacattcccacattatcccacagactgacccccccccccatcctccctgacacactatacccaatatggtacattcccacattatcccacagactgaccccccatcctcactgacacactatacccaatatggtacattcccacattatcccacagactgaccccccatcctcactgtcacactatacccaatatggtacattcccacattatcccacagactgaccccccatcctcactgtcacactatacccaatatggtacattcccacattatcccacagactgaccccccccatcctcactgacacactatacccaatatggtacattcccacattatcccacagactgacccccatcctcactgtcacactatacccaatatggtacattcccacattatcccacagactgaccccccccccccatcctccctgacacactatacccaatatggtacattcccacattatcccacagactgaccccccatcctcactgtcacactatacccaatatggtacattcccacattatcccacagactgaccccccccatcctcactgacacactatacccaatatggtacattcccacattatcccacagactgaccccccatcctcactgtcacactatacccaatatggtacattcccacattatcccacagactgacccccccccccatcctccctgacacactatacccaatatggtacattcccacattatcccacagactgacccccccccatcctcactgacacactatacccaatatggtacattcccacattatcccacagactgacccccatcctcactgtcacactataccaatatggtacattcccacattatcccacagactgacccccccatcctcactgtcacactatacccaatatggtacattcccacattatcccacagactgaccccccatcctcactgtcacactatacccaatatggtacattcccacattatcccacacactgaccccccatcctcactgtcacactatacc from Xenopus tropicalis strain Nigerian chromosome 8, UCB_Xtro_10.0, whole genome shotgun sequence encodes:
- the tmem250 gene encoding transmembrane protein 250 codes for the protein MPVIPIPRRVRSFHGPHTTCLHSACGPVRTTHLVRTKYNNFDIYLKSRWMYGFIRFLLYFSCSLFTSILWVALSLLFCLQYLGIRIFLRLQYKLSIILLLLGRRRVDFSLVNELLIYGIHVTMLLVGGLGWCFMVFVDM